The nucleotide window CTTTTGCACATTTAGCCAGTGTGCCATGATTGCTTACATTTCGCCAGTTTGCAATAATCACTTCCTCTGTGTTTATCATGAAgaccttttgtttctttccaGCAAATCTGTCAAAGGAGCCAGTGTGAAGAATCAATTAAAATATCTAtttcaccattttcttcttctgttttccCCTTTAGGTTtggggagtgaaatccacactccccattttacaatccacactccttTGTTCCCTTTTTGATTGAAATtcttataaaaagacaaaaactaAGTTACTAAAGACAAAAGTTTAAGTTACTAAAAAAGGAAACATGGAGTGCGGATTGTAAAAtggggagtgtgaatttcacttccCTTAAGTTTTTGCTTGTCTTCTTTGTACCATGATCgatcattttccaatttctagTCATGGGCAACAAGTCAGGTGGTCGTGTTAAAGTTAGTATTTGGGGCCCCTGTACATCTGGTCAAATTGAAACTTATTGTTCTCAGAACCTTATTTATGTTTATTGTTTGCTTTGTTAAATATACTTAACTTATAGTTTCTGttatattttgttctttttgttcttgctgtacaatgaaaaaaaaaaccaaaaattcttAAATCACTGACTTGATTTTTACAAATTTTGTTAAAGGTTATAATCTTGAATTTGCCAACTCTGACCGTAGATTTTAACTGTCTCCACAAATTATGTCTGTTCCAGGACTGCAAAAGGGAGTCCTCCTGTTACTTTTGGAATAGCTGCATGTGAAACACAAAATGTAAGCGTTAGTGTTTTGCCGTCTTTTGGGTTATCAGAAGGAAGTACTGTTACAGCGAAAGAAATGTGGGACAAAATGGTGCAGGTACTATTCTCCGTGTTTTTCTTTATTGGTGCCATGTACCTTAAATTTTTGTGGTTGCTTAATGCTGTTTGCCTCATTTTGCTCTGGACATATAGTTGGATGCCTTTTGTAGAACATTCTGTCAATACAATGATCTGGTTGAATAAATTTACATTTTCAAAGTAATTCTACTCAGTTCGGATGCATAACTTCTCATTGTCATAAACCTGACTCACTATTTTTAACTTGGTGCCTTTATCTCTTAAGGATGGACAATTTGATCATGAGAATTTCAATTCGGGGCCATGCATGTCTTCATCACCTGGAGAGACACTTTGTGCTGCAGTTTCAGCTACTGCTTGGGTAGAACCCCATGGGAAGTGCACTGTTGCATTTGGTCTATCGTGGTCATCCCCGAAAGTAAAGTTTTTGAAGGGAAGCTCATACCCAAGGTGAGTTTCTTCCAACTATCTTCCCCCCTCCCTTTGTTTGTTTATGCTCGCACTAGTGTTTGAATTTTAATTAACGAATGAAAATACACTTCAAAATGTGTGTGCACAGTCAACAATTATTTTGGTTAGCACCATTGTGCCTTAGTGTTTTTCATCAACACATGAAGATctttcaaaatgtctattgctgACACTCAACAATGCGTGTTTTGCATAACTGTGCCTTACTGATTTATAAGctccttttcttttatctataaaaaatgaaaaatctttTATGAGTTACTTTATATCAACAGTAGAAACCAAAAGACCGGAAGAGATAATGATAAAAGTTGACTAATATAGAGAAAATGATAAACGATGAATGCATTAATTTGATAATTATAATTTATCAATCTAAACACCAATACTAGTAGATGTTCGGTTATTTAAGCTTGTGAGTATGTTGCAGGAGGTACACAAAATTCTATGGGACCTCTGAAAGGGCAGCTCAAGACTTGGTGCATGATGCACTAACAAGTATGTGTCTCTTGTTTTGACAAGTTCGATTTTCTATTCACACCTGTTTTAGCACAATTAGGTCTGGAATCATTATGAATCAAGAATCTAATCTATTAACATGATGATGTTTATTTCAAGTTTAACTAAGAATACTTGGGTATTTGCTGTGAATAACAGATTATAAGCGATGGGAAGAAGAGATTGAAAATTGGCAAAATCCTATCCTCAAGGATGAAAAATTACCAGAATGGTAACTACTTATTAACGCACAATAATGTGATTATTCTTGTTTATATCTTTAAGTTATACCAGATGGTAAAGTGGTGTCCTAAGTAGGTGAGTAAGTCCCAGCTATGGGGAACATGTTGAGATTAATTTTTGTGTTGTGCATGTATCTTCTTTAAATTGTAAAAACGAAGTCCATGTGCATGCTGTAAGACACAGGCTTGGAAGGAGAACTGGGTATCTCAAACATTGAAGTTGGTTAGTTTTGCGTCTCATTTCTTAAGAGTGATTTTGATGTCAGATACTTTTCTCATGTTCAAGATGAACGCAAGTGTCAAATCAACATCCTACAACTGTCTCCACTTAAGGAAAATGTGAAATCAACAGTTTAAGCTTTTTTGAGCTTGATTCAGTGATTGGTTCAAACTGTCAGTTAGAATGCATCTTATGTTTAGACATACAATGTGATGGTATCTTACAAGTGCTGGAGGTGTTGAAACTAAAATGATCAAATATTGTTATTAGATCATTGCATAGCCATAACCATCTCCATTACTAATAGAAAGCCCAACAACAGAATGATTAATTAAAGCTTTTGAGGTTTGTTTGCAATGGTTATTTGTCACTGAAAGATTATGCTAACTCTCAGTAACAGCTGATATCTCCTGGTCCTAATGTTGTGTACAATACTTTCAGGTACAAGTTCACGTTGTTCAATGAGCTCTACTTCTTGGTCGCTGGTGGAACAGTCTGGATTGGTAGTAATTTATCCtgatttccttcttctttcaGATTTTCATATTGGAATAAGAATGTTTGGAACTTGGAGTTTTGGCCACTAGCCGTAGTGCCATACCTCTGTCATGCACTTTTAAACTATGTATTCCTTTTTACATTGGCTTCATTTTTCCGCAAAGCTGACTGGTTCCTTATAAATATGAATGATTTTCGTGCAGATTCTCCCTCACTAGAAACAAACATCAAGAAGAATCAAAGTCAATTAATAAATGGTGAGTATTTAGATAACAAGGCTTCTGAACCTAAGTTGAACGGCAAACAAGGCGGAGTGGTCGAGGATACTGCAACTGGTTGCCATAGGAGTGCAATATCggacctacaaaaacactatgAAGATGCTGGGAGGTTTCTTTATCTGGAAGGAGTTGAATATATCATGTGGAACACATATGACGTGCACTTCTATGCTTCATTTGCCCTTCTTGAGCTGTttcccaaaattgaactcaaTATACAAAGGGACTTTGCAAAAGCAGTCTTATCTGAAGATGGAAGAAAAGTAAAGTTTCTGGCAGAAGGGAATTGGGGAATTCGTAAGGTTAGAGGAGCTGTCCCCCATGATTTGGGAACacatgatccttggaatgaaatGAATGCGTATAATATTCATGATACTAGTAAGTGGAAGGATCTAAACCCGAAGTTTGTACTTCAGGTGTATAGAGATTTTGATGCAACAGGGGATATGTCATTTGGAGTTGATGTCTGGCCTGCTGTTCGTGCGGCAATGGAATACATGGAACAATTTGATAGGGACAATGATGGTCTCATTGAGAATGATGGTTTCCCTGACCAGACCTATGACGCTTGGACAGTTCATGGAGTAAGTGCTTACTGTGGTTGCTTGTGGCTTGCTGCACTTCAAGCTGCTGCAGCAATGGCCATTCAACTAGGTGACAAGACCTTTGCTGAATGGTGCAAAACCAAATATTTGAAGGCCAAACCAgcttttgaagaaaaactatgGAATGGCTCTTATTTCAATTATGATAGCGGATCAAGTAGTAACAGTAAATCCATACAAGCAGATCAACTGGCCGGACAGTGGTATACTGCATCCTCAGGTTTACCTTCACTTTTTGATGATGTTAAAATCCAAAGTGCTTTGCAGAAAATCTATGATTTTAACGTCATGAAAGTTAAAGGAGGTAGGATGGGTGCTGTAAATGGAATGCACCCTGATGGGAGGGTGGATGAGTCTTGTATGCAGTCTCGTGAAATATGGACTGGCGTCACTTATGGGGTGGCTGCAACGATGATCCTTGCTGGAAAGGAGAAAGAGGCATTTACCACTGCTGAAGGAATTTTTACTGCCGGCTGGTCTGAAGAGGGCTACGGGTAAGTAGAACACACTTCCATTATTTGCAGTACTCTAATCTTCTGTTTatcattcttaatttttttgaaaacaaaTTCACATTTTGTAATGATGATAACCAAAGAAATTGTGGATGCTTACTTTCAAGTTGGATATGACTTCATTTTAAACAAATTTACCTAAAAAAGCGGGTGATAATCTTCTAATGTTTAGACATCAGTTTTCTTAAAAGCATAAGATGTCAAGGACAGGCCCAAGGATATGTATCCATCTTCACATAACATGCACTAATGTGCTCTTCGTGTGGTGAATGAAAATATGTGCTAGGTCGAAGTCCAAGTAATACTGAAAGTTAGGATAGGATTGAGAAAGATATTTGTTTGTCTAATAACAACAATAATCATCattaaatacacacacacacacaaatatgaaTTTGCTGCTCACTGGGTGCATACGAAAGCTAATGATGTGGGTGAGCATTTGTGAATAGGCATGCTTCATGCCTGATTGGCAAGATTAGGTGAAATTATACCCTATTGCCTCCTTTACCCTCACTTTATACTGATACCATGTTTTGTTGGTCCACTTTTCTTACATTTTATGTCAGAATTGAACCTTTTCATAGTTAAATGGTTAAAAACTGTGGAGAACTTTgagatattattttttttgaaaagaactTTTGAGATATTATTTGTTTGACTGAATTTTGGACGTCTTTAATAGTTAGATTTTCTCACATCATTACTCAGTTGAGCATTTCTTTAATATCACCATTTTCATGTCTTATTTgcagacatttttttttttcatatggtGAACACTAAATGTTAAGTTTCTTCGATCTAACGACATTAACGCTCCTATTTTGTTATATAGATATGCGTTTCAGACTCCTGAGGGGTGGACGATGGATGGCCACTTCCGATCTCTGATATATATGAGGCCTCTGTCTATATGGAGCATGCAGCGGGCATTATCAATGCCCAAGGCAATTCTTGAGGCTCCTAAGGCCAATATAATGGACAGAATCCATATTTCTTCTGTTAGTTCACGATCCTCCCACAGCGAAACAGGTGTGAAAAAGATTGCAACCAAGGCAAAGTGCTTCAATAATTCTGTGTTCAATTGTGCATGCTGATTGTAAACTTGTCACTTGACTATATTGTAAAGTGTAGTAAATCGCTCCTTGGTTACTTGAACCCTCTTGCAGTGAAGTAATGATGCTGGGAGAGGTTTCGGGTAGTCTTCTAGAAATAGCCAAAATAGGTAATAAAAGATCGACTTGCAAGCGTTTGATTTACATAATTTGAATCAGTCTTGCTTTGTCATTGGAACGTTTTTGTACAAAATATTCGGAAAATGTAGTTGGAAGTGATTAATTTGTGTTGCCATCTGAATTACAGGATCTGCAAATAAACATAATGAACTTGTTGATAGCTGAGTAGCCACAACCGAGTATCTTTTTAACTTGACTCCTGTCGCATAGTTTGATTCAAGAGTGCCAAAGCTTCAGAGACTTTCGCAATATTCAATCAGATGTTGGGATATTATCTGGCAGCGGGGATCGGAAACTTTTTCATTCTTGATTCCCATGTAGCCTTAACCTTCATCTGTATTTCCATTTTCTTGTGTATGCATCAAGGACCACAAAATGTCACCTTTTAATATTGCCTCTCAGCTTCATACTCCGTGTTATGCAGTAGTGATCATGGCACTCGACAGTGGTCCTTATCATTTTGAACGTTAGTTCTTTAGGATGTAAGTGGTTGAAATGGGACAATCTCATGCCACTGACCCGTAACCCATTTCCAAAAGAGTTATTCCAAGAAAGAAGTCAAAAGCATATGACTACTTCGTCTTGTTGCTCTACTGATTTCGacctgttgttttcttttttcccctttCAGCTAATTGTAGAACTTGAGCCATATGACAACTTGTATCACACCTTTGTATCTTGCTTTTATTTAAACATAACTCTCTTTTTGGCCAAATAGATCTTGATCTTAATGtacatcacacacacacactcctACTTGGCTCCTAAGAACCATTAATGATCCACTAATTCTTCGGGCAtgttttacaatccacactctatGTTTCCTTTTATAGTAACTTAATCTTTTAATTTTAGTAACTTAATTTTGTCATTTTATAAAAACtttaataaaaaatgaaaagaatgagtgtggattgtaaattAGGGAGTGAATTTCACTCTCCTATTCTTTAAACTTGAAGCTCAAAACTTCCTTAGATTTGGTCTAACTACCGTAAGAGCGGGGTCTTTTGTTTCTCTTGGCTAAAGAATCAGTTAGGTACTTGGATCCCGACATAACAAGTATATAAGTAACACTATGGAAGCGATTCATCCAATCATGGTAGCTGAGCTGACCCCCCTTGTACAACAGGGGCATCATGCTCTCTCAACTTCTCTTTTTTCTAGGATGAGGAGAGAGTCCGAGTCTGTCCTCTTCCCCAAAGCCGACTCTTCCCCAAAGCCGAGGACGTTGGATTAGAGGGGTCCTCGGATGATGGGTGCTTATTTATCACCCAACTTGATGCTAAATTTGAGGTGGGATAAGAAGCCTTGACTCAGTGGTGGAACTAGGATCTAGGCCTTGGGGGGTGGTTCGAGACTtaaaggttaaaaaaaaaaaaaaagtacctgCACCACACtctaaaatcaaaaattaaccAACAAATTTAATCGATCATTGATCAATAAGACCAaaatataatcaagaaaaattatgATAATTATatctataaaaataaatttctaaTGAAATTATATAGATTTGTTTGCTTGAATTGCAAAAAAATAAGTGCTAAAGAGAACCATCTTACCATCGCAATGGGATAAATAGAAAAGATTTGCCTAAATGGCCGAAAGAAAAAGTCTATTTGggataataaaaattaattattttgacttttgtttcttttagggttaatgctcatacaccccaaatctgggaaaatacttctcatacaccccagtgtctTATTTTTATTCCCTCTTACACAaccttttctcattttctttcctacctacccatcttttcaaaattcctaccattagtaccctttTGTCTTTCCTCTAGCAATTTTCTTTGCTATCTTTGTTTGTCAGAGTCTGCATATGCATTAGTTATTGTCTCTTTCATAAAAGTCTTGCTGTCTATTTCATTGATTATATAAaggttttagaaacgtggtgggcccatcagagttttgtTTGAATATACATGCAGAGTTAACAGTCATCCTTTAaattcaaaggtaaacagtgCATACttctattcataatttcgattgtagacagacttgagttgattgctatctgcaaaaatactagcaaagagttgcaaaaagagaaagaaaaattgagaaaactgaAAGCCTATAGAGATAGTCTCAATAGAGAATCTCTCAACTATTAGGATATTGTTTATAGAtttcagactagaatctataaaatagaagaagagattgataatctcctatatgttttggaagaggaacaaaaacctcttgattatttgagcattggttagatccgcacatcactggtatcagagcttgtgaaatagctcaaggagaacccctccttaatggggacaatgtcagaattgttattagagaaaataaattctctactaaaatcttctgatgagaaatatcaaaagctgttactagaattatctagatgccaaactcatctagaaaaactacctgctataatccaccaattggaaagattggaaaacaaactggattatatcaaggaacttccaaaaacagaagaagaaaagctaacgagtgttagtagaaaaatcaaagaatagcaaaaaacgctggattctatactgaaggacaagaaa belongs to Rosa chinensis cultivar Old Blush chromosome 4, RchiOBHm-V2, whole genome shotgun sequence and includes:
- the LOC112196387 gene encoding non-lysosomal glucosylceramidase isoform X3, which codes for MVSGTLFHCRKNSWPPQEYIPRNTLQLFDFDSSAPPEQAWRRKLNSHANLLKEFSITFREAIKMVSLGVRLWSYVRQEASHGRKAPIDPFTRGICKPSASQGVPLGGMGSGSISRGFRGEFRQWQIIPGVCDGSPVMANQFSIFISRDGGSKNYASVLAPGQHEGLGKAGDQGISSWGWNLGGQHSTYHALFPRAWTVYDGEPDPELKISCRQISPFIPHNYRDSSLPTAVFVYTLVNTGKERAKVSLLFTWANSIGGTSHLSGDHVNEPFIGEDGVSGVLLHHKTAKGSPPVTFGIAACETQNVSVSVLPSFGLSEGSTVTAKEMWDKMVQDGQFDHENFNSGPCMSSSPGETLCAAVSATAWVEPHGKCTVAFGLSWSSPKVKFLKGSSYPRRYTKFYGTSERAAQDLVHDALTNYKRWEEEIENWQNPILKDEKLPEWYKFTLFNELYFLVAGGTVWIDSPSLETNIKKNQSQLINGEYLDNKASEPKLNGKQGGVVEDTATGCHRSAISDLQKHYEDAGRFLYLEGVEYIMWNTYDVHFYASFALLELFPKIELNIQRDFAKAVLSEDGRKVKFLAEGNWGIRKVRGAVPHDLGTHDPWNEMNAYNIHDTSKWKDLNPKFVLQVYRDFDATGDMSFGVDVWPAVRAAMEYMEQFDRDNDGLIENDGFPDQTYDAWTVHGVSAYCGCLWLAALQAAAAMAIQLGDKTFAEWCKTKYLKAKPAFEEKLWNGSYFNYDSGSSSNSKSIQADQLAGQWYTASSGLPSLFDDVKIQSALQKIYDFNVMKVKGGRMGAVNGMHPDGRVDESCMQSREIWTGVTYGVAATMILAGKEKEAFTTAEGIFTAGWSEEGYGYAFQTPEGWTMDGHFRSLIYMRPLSIWSMQRALSMPKAILEAPKANIMDRIHISSVSSRSSHSETVK
- the LOC112196387 gene encoding non-lysosomal glucosylceramidase isoform X4 yields the protein MSDKRLLMEGKHLLILLCFVSMQKAPIDPFTRGICKPSASQGVPLGGMGSGSISRGFRGEFRQWQIIPGVCDGSPVMANQFSIFISRDGGSKNYASVLAPGQHEGLGKAGDQGISSWGWNLGGQHSTYHALFPRAWTVYDGEPDPELKISCRQISPFIPHNYRDSSLPTAVFVYTLVNTGKERAKVSLLFTWANSIGGTSHLSGDHVNEPFIGEDGVSGVLLHHKTAKGSPPVTFGIAACETQNVSVSVLPSFGLSEGSTVTAKEMWDKMVQDGQFDHENFNSGPCMSSSPGETLCAAVSATAWVEPHGKCTVAFGLSWSSPKVKFLKGSSYPRRYTKFYGTSERAAQDLVHDALTNYKRWEEEIENWQNPILKDEKLPEWYKFTLFNELYFLVAGGTVWIDSPSLETNIKKNQSQLINGEYLDNKASEPKLNGKQGGVVEDTATGCHRSAISDLQKHYEDAGRFLYLEGVEYIMWNTYDVHFYASFALLELFPKIELNIQRDFAKAVLSEDGRKVKFLAEGNWGIRKVRGAVPHDLGTHDPWNEMNAYNIHDTSKWKDLNPKFVLQVYRDFDATGDMSFGVDVWPAVRAAMEYMEQFDRDNDGLIENDGFPDQTYDAWTVHGVSAYCGCLWLAALQAAAAMAIQLGDKTFAEWCKTKYLKAKPAFEEKLWNGSYFNYDSGSSSNSKSIQADQLAGQWYTASSGLPSLFDDVKIQSALQKIYDFNVMKVKGGRMGAVNGMHPDGRVDESCMQSREIWTGVTYGVAATMILAGKEKEAFTTAEGIFTAGWSEEGYGYAFQTPEGWTMDGHFRSLIYMRPLSIWSMQRALSMPKAILEAPKANIMDRIHISSVSSRSSHSETGVKKIATKAKCFNNSVFNCAC
- the LOC112196387 gene encoding non-lysosomal glucosylceramidase isoform X2, which encodes MVSGTLFHCRKNSWPPQEYIPRNTLQLFDFDSSAPPEQAWRRKLNSHANLLKEFSITFREAIKMVSLGVRLWSYVRQEASHGRKAPIDPFTRGICKPSASQGVPLGGMGSGSISRGFRGEFRQWQIIPGVCDGSPVMANQFSIFISRDGGSKNYASVLAPGQHEGLGKAGDQGISSWGWNLGGQHSTYHALFPRAWTVYDGEPDPELKISCRQISPFIPHNYRDSSLPTAVFVYTLVNTGKERAKVSLLFTWANSIGGTSHLSGDHVNEPFIGEDGVSGVLLHHKTAKGSPPVTFGIAACETQNVSVSVLPSFGLSEGSTVTAKEMWDKMVQDGQFDHENFNSGPCMSSSPGETLCAAVSATAWVEPHGKCTVAFGLSWSSPKVKFLKGSSYPRRYTKFYGTSERAAQDLVHDALTNYKRWEEEIENWQNPILKDEKLPEWYKFTLFNELYFLVAGGTVWIDSPSLETNIKKNQSQLINGEYLDNKASEPKLNGKQGGVVEDTATGCHRSAISDLQKHYEDAGRFLYLEGVEYIMWNTYDVHFYASFALLELFPKIELNIQRDFAKAVLSEDGRKVKFLAEGNWGIRKVRGAVPHDLGTHDPWNEMNAYNIHDTSKWKDLNPKFVLQVYRDFDATGDMSFGVDVWPAVRAAMEYMEQFDRDNDGLIENDGFPDQTYDAWTVHGVSAYCGCLWLAALQAAAAMAIQLGDKTFAEWCKTKYLKAKPAFEEKLWNGSYFNYDSGSSSNSKSIQADQLAGQWYTASSGLPSLFDDVKIQSALQKIYDFNVMKVKGGRMGAVNGMHPDGRVDESCMQSREIWTGVTYGVAATMILAGKEKEAFTTAEGIFTAGWSEEGYGYAFQTPEGWTMDGHFRSLIYMRPLSIWSMQRALSMPKAILEAPKANIMDRIHISSVSSRSSHSETGSANKHNELVDS
- the LOC112196387 gene encoding non-lysosomal glucosylceramidase isoform X1, translating into MVSGTLFHCRKNSWPPQEYIPRNTLQLFDFDSSAPPEQAWRRKLNSHANLLKEFSITFREAIKMVSLGVRLWSYVRQEASHGRKAPIDPFTRGICKPSASQGVPLGGMGSGSISRGFRGEFRQWQIIPGVCDGSPVMANQFSIFISRDGGSKNYASVLAPGQHEGLGKAGDQGISSWGWNLGGQHSTYHALFPRAWTVYDGEPDPELKISCRQISPFIPHNYRDSSLPTAVFVYTLVNTGKERAKVSLLFTWANSIGGTSHLSGDHVNEPFIGEDGVSGVLLHHKTAKGSPPVTFGIAACETQNVSVSVLPSFGLSEGSTVTAKEMWDKMVQDGQFDHENFNSGPCMSSSPGETLCAAVSATAWVEPHGKCTVAFGLSWSSPKVKFLKGSSYPRRYTKFYGTSERAAQDLVHDALTNYKRWEEEIENWQNPILKDEKLPEWYKFTLFNELYFLVAGGTVWIDSPSLETNIKKNQSQLINGEYLDNKASEPKLNGKQGGVVEDTATGCHRSAISDLQKHYEDAGRFLYLEGVEYIMWNTYDVHFYASFALLELFPKIELNIQRDFAKAVLSEDGRKVKFLAEGNWGIRKVRGAVPHDLGTHDPWNEMNAYNIHDTSKWKDLNPKFVLQVYRDFDATGDMSFGVDVWPAVRAAMEYMEQFDRDNDGLIENDGFPDQTYDAWTVHGVSAYCGCLWLAALQAAAAMAIQLGDKTFAEWCKTKYLKAKPAFEEKLWNGSYFNYDSGSSSNSKSIQADQLAGQWYTASSGLPSLFDDVKIQSALQKIYDFNVMKVKGGRMGAVNGMHPDGRVDESCMQSREIWTGVTYGVAATMILAGKEKEAFTTAEGIFTAGWSEEGYGYAFQTPEGWTMDGHFRSLIYMRPLSIWSMQRALSMPKAILEAPKANIMDRIHISSVSSRSSHSETGVKKIATKAKCFNNSVFNCAC